A window of Hordeum vulgare subsp. vulgare chromosome 5H, MorexV3_pseudomolecules_assembly, whole genome shotgun sequence genomic DNA:
GGTCGTCAGGCGAAAGCCAAGCTGACCCGCGTCCATTTGGGTCAACTTTTGTGTccgggccgacccaaacggacggcgacAGACGAAATGGATCGCTCCATTGAAGTTGGTCTTACGATATTCCAAAAACGACTTATGCACGCAAGACATCGAGACATAATAGATTTTACAAACATATACCCCTTATTCAAACTCGTATTTCGCATCATTAAAACATTACCAGAGTTCATTATACATAACATAGTTCATGCTACATAAACGGAGTTCTACTTGACAAAACATAGATTGGACGAGCATAAAACGGAGTTCATACTTAAAACATAAATTTAAACAAGATctattcgtcgtcgtcgtcgttgtcgctcgGCTTCTTGTTGTATAAATTTGAACAAGATCtattcgtcgccgtcgtcgttgtcgctcGGCTTCTTGTTGTGGAGGTGATACTCCATGGGGGTGCTGGAGAGGACTTGGACGAGTTGGTACTCCTCAAACAATGCCTCCACCTGCACCGCTACAGCTTCATCTTCTGCGGcagttgcctccttcgcctcgaaCCAAGCCTTTTTGCCATCCGGAGGTGCGGGTCACGAGGCAGTGGAAGTTTGACCACGCCCGTGCTTGAGCGTTGCGTGCGCGCCTGCTCGCAACGCCACTCCTCCACCGACGGGTGGAGGGAGGAGCTCCCGGCCACAACATCATTGTGATGCTTGCGAGGCGGCTCACCCTCGAACCACTCGCAAATCGCCGAGCACCccttgttgaaatttggaggtgggccttaggcccattaggtaatttcagaaaaatctacaagggcccatgtaggtagtggcatgacaaggtggtgggagtttagtcccaccccgctagtggaggagagtttggacccctttataagggtctctcttccacatgctattggagagtgagaagagaaggtgccctcgcgcactcctcctccgccgcccgcctcgccacgccgcgccgcgccgcgggttgcgggaatgagccgagccgagctcatacctacgcgcttatttttgccggtcaggaacggagaatacgtaacggacaaggcacgatccgagacgtcggatcgtggccgttaccgactcggacgtgggttcggcccacgtctctccatcacatctgcctcacgcgttcgttccttgaactgctgctgccgccggcgactccgtcccgtttacctcatgttcgtatttatcctagcagtactacttgtttgcgtagatgtatccactatatgcgtagtatgtgctaggttagctcaagatcagtatgtcattagtctagtcaatgccatgctagttattattttatggattaatatactcggaaaattgcctatttactcaacaatccaaaaacctaatgtctgtaggaatttttcgagtaatggttttgctgctgcactgaaaccggataagtttaccggtacttttttcaagcgttggcaaacgagaaccaccttatggctcacggctatgaacgtgttctgggtagccggtgtcactcctacggaaactatcactcctgaacaggagaagatgtttaaggaggccaccgtcctattccttggagcagtcattagcgtgatcggagataagctggttgatgcatatttacatatgcatgttgccaaggacttgtgggaggcgctcgaatctaaatttggggccaccgatgctgggagtgagatgtatgttatggagcagttccacgat
This region includes:
- the LOC123452716 gene encoding uncharacterized protein LOC123452716, with the translated sequence MPCAVDGRGVQGVLSNCEWFEGEPPRKHHNDVVAGSSSLHPSVEEWRCEQARTQRSSTGVVKLPLPRDPHLRMAKRLGSRRRRQLPQKMKL